Proteins encoded within one genomic window of Alteribacter populi:
- a CDS encoding ABC transporter ATP-binding protein: MEYVIEMNNIRKEFPGIVANDNITLQVKQGEIHALLGENGAGKSTLMNVLFGLYQPEKGEIKVRNEKVNITDPNVANDLGIGMVHQHFMLVDKFTVTENIILGSEPTRGPNINLRKAEKDVAAISEQYGLRVDPRAKIEDISVGMQQRVEILKTLYRGADILIFDEPTAALTPQEIKELIEIMKNLISEGKSIILITHKLKEILAVCDRCTVIRRGRGIGTVDVAETDENKLAEMMVGREVNFSVEKAAAKPKDVVLSVKDLVVEDARGVNAVNNLNLDVRAGEILGVAGVDGNGQTELIEAITGLRKATNGSISVSGQNITGIKPRKVTESGVGHIPQDRHKHGLVLDFTIGENILLQTYYQKPYSSNAILSYSKMYEKARALIEEYDVRTPSEHTLARALSGGNQQKAIIAREVDRSPDLLIAAQPTRGLDVGAIEFIHSKLIEERDQKKAVLLVSLELDEVLNVSDRIAVIYEGQIVDIVEADQTNEKELGLLMAGGKRKEVGERE, from the coding sequence TTGGAATACGTAATCGAAATGAATAACATTCGTAAAGAATTTCCTGGTATCGTAGCGAATGATAATATCACACTGCAAGTCAAACAAGGCGAAATTCATGCGCTCCTAGGTGAAAATGGAGCAGGTAAATCGACGTTGATGAACGTCTTGTTCGGCTTGTATCAACCTGAAAAAGGTGAAATTAAAGTCCGGAATGAGAAAGTGAATATTACCGACCCGAATGTGGCGAATGACTTAGGTATTGGAATGGTTCACCAACACTTTATGTTAGTTGATAAATTCACAGTAACTGAAAACATTATTTTAGGCAGTGAACCGACAAGAGGACCCAACATCAACCTGCGAAAAGCAGAAAAAGATGTCGCTGCAATTTCCGAACAATACGGTTTGCGTGTTGATCCTAGAGCGAAGATTGAAGACATTTCTGTTGGGATGCAGCAACGGGTAGAAATTTTAAAAACGCTTTATCGTGGAGCCGATATTCTTATTTTTGATGAACCTACAGCTGCGTTAACTCCACAGGAAATTAAAGAACTCATTGAAATTATGAAAAATCTTATAAGTGAAGGCAAATCTATTATTTTAATTACCCATAAATTAAAAGAGATTCTGGCCGTTTGCGATCGCTGTACTGTTATTAGACGGGGGAGAGGCATTGGCACTGTTGATGTTGCTGAAACAGACGAAAACAAACTAGCGGAGATGATGGTCGGTAGAGAGGTGAATTTTTCGGTTGAAAAAGCAGCAGCTAAGCCGAAAGATGTCGTTCTATCGGTGAAGGATTTAGTTGTGGAAGATGCTCGCGGTGTGAATGCTGTAAACAACTTGAACCTAGACGTGCGCGCAGGTGAGATTCTTGGTGTGGCCGGTGTTGATGGCAATGGACAAACTGAGCTCATTGAAGCGATTACCGGATTAAGAAAGGCAACCAATGGTTCGATTTCGGTTAGTGGACAAAACATTACTGGCATTAAACCGAGAAAAGTAACAGAATCTGGTGTTGGTCATATTCCTCAGGATCGTCATAAGCACGGTCTTGTTCTTGATTTTACAATTGGTGAAAATATTCTCCTGCAAACTTACTATCAAAAGCCATATTCGTCGAATGCTATTTTAAGTTATTCAAAAATGTATGAAAAAGCTCGTGCATTAATCGAAGAATATGACGTACGAACGCCAAGTGAGCACACACTTGCTAGAGCCCTTTCTGGTGGTAACCAACAAAAAGCGATTATCGCCCGTGAAGTTGACCGCTCTCCGGATTTGTTGATTGCCGCTCAACCTACTAGAGGATTAGATGTAGGGGCGATTGAGTTTATTCATAGCAAACTGATTGAAGAACGAGATCAAAAGAAAGCGGTACTGCTAGTTTCATTAGAACTTGATGAAGTGTTAAATGTAAGTGATCGCATTGCGGTTATTTATGAAGGACAAATTGTTGATATTGTAGAAGCCGACCAAACGAATGAAAAAGAGCTTGGATTATTGATGGCAGGCGGGAAAAGAAAAGAAGTGGGTGAAAGGGAATGA
- a CDS encoding ABC transporter permease, with protein sequence MQKLLKNKLFGLVIPLIAIAFGFLAGGVIMLISGNNPFLGYGALLQGVFGELYYFGETLRMMTPLIFSGLAVAFAFRTGLLNIGVEGQLIVGWLAAVVVGIYVDGPMALILAIIAGALAGAAWGFVPGFLKARFQVHEVIVTIMMNYIALHVSNHFIRNYLLASGQRTDYVNDSASLSSPFLESLTDFSRLHWGFAIAIIACVVMWFILWKTSKGYELRAGGYNPNASSYAGMNVNRNIVLSMVISGGFAGIGGAMEGLGTYGYAQILSGFTNLGFDGIAVALLGASTSIGIFLAAFLFGGLKIGASNMQSAAGVAPELVEIVIALIIFFVASSYLIRWVLNRLQQNKEGK encoded by the coding sequence ATGCAAAAACTATTAAAAAATAAATTGTTTGGGCTTGTCATTCCACTGATCGCCATAGCATTTGGTTTCTTAGCCGGCGGCGTCATTATGCTTATTAGCGGAAATAATCCTTTCTTAGGATATGGTGCCCTTCTTCAAGGGGTTTTCGGAGAACTTTATTATTTTGGTGAAACTTTGCGAATGATGACACCGCTCATATTTTCAGGTTTGGCTGTTGCCTTTGCATTTCGAACTGGGCTATTAAATATCGGTGTCGAAGGTCAGCTCATTGTCGGTTGGTTAGCAGCAGTTGTTGTTGGGATCTATGTGGACGGACCGATGGCACTTATTTTAGCGATTATAGCTGGTGCGCTTGCTGGAGCTGCATGGGGATTCGTACCTGGCTTCTTAAAAGCTAGGTTCCAAGTTCACGAAGTTATTGTCACGATTATGATGAACTACATTGCCCTTCACGTAAGTAACCATTTTATTCGTAATTATTTATTAGCTAGCGGGCAACGAACAGACTATGTTAATGATTCTGCTTCCTTATCCTCTCCGTTTTTAGAGAGTTTAACAGACTTTTCGCGATTACACTGGGGATTTGCGATTGCGATTATTGCCTGTGTGGTTATGTGGTTCATCCTATGGAAAACGAGCAAAGGCTATGAGTTGCGTGCTGGCGGTTACAACCCGAATGCCTCCTCTTATGCTGGGATGAATGTAAATAGAAATATCGTTCTTTCCATGGTTATCTCCGGGGGATTTGCCGGAATTGGTGGAGCAATGGAAGGGCTTGGAACATACGGTTATGCACAAATTTTATCCGGATTCACGAACCTGGGCTTTGATGGAATCGCTGTTGCCTTGCTTGGTGCAAGCACGTCCATCGGTATTTTCCTTGCCGCGTTCTTATTCGGTGGACTGAAAATCGGAGCATCGAATATGCAATCAGCAGCGGGAGTCGCCCCTGAGCTTGTAGAGATTGTGATTGCGTTGATCATTTTCTTTGTCGCTTCAAGTTACCTGATTCGCTGGGTTCTTAATCGTCTGCAGCAGAATAAGGAGGGGAAATAA
- a CDS encoding ABC transporter permease, with product MEIISILNTIIPAALIAATPLIFTALGGLFSERSGVVNIGLEGLMVIGAFSGILATLWLETLGFGAASPWVALLIASIVGAVFSLFHAVASITLKADQIVSGVALNFLAVGLSVFIVREMFGRGQTDYISARIYRSDIPILSDIPIIGDWFFSRIYVTTYVAVILAVIVWYVVFKTPFGLRLRSVGEHPMAADTMGIKVNRMRYIAVMLSGAFGGIGGAVFAITTAGNFAGNTIVGQGFMALAALIFGKWHPFGALGAALFFGLAQSLSVTAQQIPALDQVPQVYLMIAPYVLTILALAGFVGKAEPPKMLGKAYGKGSR from the coding sequence ATGGAGATCATTTCGATATTAAACACCATTATTCCAGCTGCACTCATTGCAGCTACTCCTCTTATCTTTACGGCATTGGGCGGTTTGTTCAGTGAACGTTCAGGAGTTGTCAACATCGGACTGGAAGGATTAATGGTTATTGGTGCCTTCAGTGGGATTCTTGCAACATTATGGCTCGAAACACTTGGATTTGGAGCTGCTTCACCTTGGGTCGCATTACTCATTGCAAGTATTGTTGGAGCTGTATTTTCACTGTTCCACGCTGTAGCTTCGATCACACTGAAAGCCGATCAAATTGTAAGTGGTGTCGCATTAAACTTCTTAGCTGTCGGATTATCGGTTTTTATTGTCCGGGAGATGTTCGGACGCGGCCAAACTGACTATATTAGTGCTCGTATATACCGAAGCGACATTCCAATTTTAAGTGATATCCCGATTATAGGTGACTGGTTCTTCAGTCGTATTTACGTAACAACGTACGTGGCGGTGATTTTAGCTGTGATTGTTTGGTACGTAGTGTTTAAAACGCCATTTGGTTTACGGTTACGTTCGGTTGGGGAACATCCAATGGCAGCGGATACGATGGGAATTAAAGTTAACCGGATGCGTTATATTGCTGTGATGCTCAGTGGAGCTTTTGGAGGAATTGGCGGAGCCGTTTTTGCGATAACGACTGCAGGTAACTTTGCTGGAAATACGATTGTCGGACAAGGGTTTATGGCATTAGCTGCCTTAATCTTTGGTAAATGGCACCCGTTTGGAGCTTTAGGAGCTGCGCTTTTCTTTGGTTTAGCCCAATCGCTAAGTGTTACTGCTCAACAAATTCCTGCTTTAGATCAAGTGCCGCAGGTGTATCTGATGATTGCTCCATACGTATTAACGATTCTGGCATTAGCAGGTTTTGTCGGAAAAGCAGAACCACCAAAAATGCTCGGAAAAGCCTACGGGAAAGGCAGTCGATAG